The segment ATCGGGTGACATTGTTTTGTGAGCCAACGACCCTTAAATGATCTTAGCTTCGGTTACCTTATTTGTGAGGCAATTCGATACGCACACCGATTCTATAGTGGTTACTTAGTACTACCCATTAGTACATATCATTTATGGTAACTTTTGCTGCAATACTTCGTCACGGCGGGCTTGTCGCCAAGCACGTAGGCGTTCACGTAGATCTGGACGATTTTGTGAAATAATACTTATAGCTAATAAAGCGGAATTTGCCGCACCAGATTTGCCAATGGCGAGTGTGGCAACGGGCACACCCTTGGGCATCTGAACCATTGATAGCAAGGCGTCAATCCCCCGTAAGTCAGTAGCTGAGATAGGAACACCTAGGACCGGTATTATTGTTTTAGCAGCAATTACACCGGGTAAATGTGCTGCAGCTCCAGCCCCAGCGATAATTACTTCAATACCGCGCCTCTCAGCTTCATCAGCGTATGCAAGCGCACGGTCTGGGGTGCGATGGGCACTAATAATTTCAGCTTCGTAAGGTACATTAAATTCATCTAGAATATCTGCTGCTGCTGACATAATCGACCAATCATTTTTACTGCCCATAATAAGACTGACAATCTTTGGTTTATCTTGGCTCATTACCGTGACTCCGTAGCTAGCATTTTTTTAAAGAATTTATGGCTTGTTAGCCTACAGACAACATTATGCCAAGCTTATTTAGGGACACCCCCTTATTCATAGCGTAACGCATCAATAGGGTTAAGCCGTGCTGCACGCTGTGCTGGAAAGTAACCAAAAATTACACCGATAGCAGCAGAAAATAATAAAGCGATGATATTAATTTTTGAATCAAATATATAAGGTACATTCATTATACTAGTTAAAGCAATAGAACCGCCAGTTGCCAAAGCCACCCCGATAAGACCACCTATGGCAGATAACACCACTGATTCCATGAGAAACTGCAATAACACTTCACGCCCAAGAGCGCCTATTGCCAAGCGAATACCAATTTCGCGGGTGCGTTCAGTAACTGAGACTAGCATTATATTCATAATACCAATGCCGCCGACTAATAAGCTTACCGCAGCCACAGCCGCTAAGAGCATGGTAAGGATTTTAGTGGTACCAGTAAAGGTTTCAGCAAGTTGACGTGTATCTAAAATTCTAAAGTCATCATCTTCACTGGGCGCTAGCTTGCGTCGCTCGCGTAGTAGTGATGATAATTGGGCTTTAACGTTATTGATTGAGTCACCATCATTTACTGCAACCATGATACGATTTATATCTGACGACCCTAGTAAACGGCGCTGCACAGTCCGCAAAGGCATAACAATTACATCATCTTGATCATGCCCCATACCAGCTTGCCCTTTTGATTTAAGTAACCCGATTATTTCGCAGGCAAAGCCTTTTATACGTATTTCGCTGCCAACCGGAGCTTCTTGGCCAAATAATTTTTCACGTACGGTTTCACCAATTACACAAACAGCTTTGCCTGTTTTTAAATCAGTATCGTTAAATTGGTGTCCTTCGGCAAATTCCCAATTTGAAGAGACAAAGTAATCATTAGTAGTACCAAAAATGACAGTCGACCAATTTCTTGATTGATAAATCGCAGTTACCGATTTGTTTGAAATAGGGGCAATAGCTTTAATCGAAGATAGCTGCTCACTGATTAATTGAACATCAACCAGCTTAAAATTAGGAGCGTCCGATGAACCAGGACCAAAGTGTTGTCCAGGGATAATGATGATTTGATTAGTGCCCATATTGGCGATTTGGTCAGCAACCGATTTGGTGGCGCCATTACCAACAGTGACTAAAGTAATCACGGCAGCAATACCAATTACAATACCAAGAATAGTAAGGAACGAACGCATGACATTACGGCGAATTGCTCGTAGTGCTAATAAAAAAGTATTCCACAACATTTTAAACTGGTCCTAGCTTTTTTTATGGTCACTATCTATACGACCATCAATGAAATGGATAATGCGTTTGGCATATGCAGCAATATCAGATTCATGCGTAACCATTAACACGGTGATCCCTTGTTCGCGATTAAAACGAGTGATTAAGTTCATTATTTCAGCACTAGTATGTGTATCAAGATTACCCGTAGGCTCATCGGCTAAAAGGACTTTAGGTTGGGTTACAATCGCGCGAGCAATAGCAACACGTTGTTGTTGCCCCCCCGATAATTCAGAGGGGTTGTGGTGTTCCCAACCATTTAGACCAACTTGTTCAAGAGCAGCTTTTGCTGCCTTATGACGTTGCAAAGCAGGCTCACGACGGTAGATCAGCGGTAACTCAATGTTCTCTAGTGCCGTGGTGCGTGCCAATAAGTTGAAACCTTGAAAAATAAAACCAAGTTGATATCGTCTAAGTAAAGCGCGTTGATTTTGTGTCAGTCGTTCAACACGTACACCCATAAATTCATACGACCCTTTGGTCGGCGTATCTAGGCATCCTAATATATTCATTGTAGTTGATTTGCCTGAACCACTAGGGCCCATGATGGCTACAAATTCACCAGCAGCAATAGAAAAATCGACACCTTTTAGCGCATGAAAAGCCGCCTGCCCTTGGCCATAGGTTTTAGTAACCCCAAAGAGAGTGATAAAATTACTATTGGTCATGATTTAGGCCTAATTACTTCAGTAAGGACTTCAGTGCCTTCTTTTATATCACCACCGGTAATTTCCGTAACATGTCCGTCGCTTGCACCTGTTTTAATATCGATAGGCACAGGTTTACTGTGTTGTAAAATCCAAACCCGTGGTGCATTAGGGTTCGGCTGTATTATTACATTACGTTGTGGATGAGGCCGTCGGGGCATAAGTTTACCCATAAAATTCTGAGGCTTTTGTGGTGTTTTGTCGATAACTGGTGGAGTGAAACGCAAAGCAGCATTAGAAACTAGCAGCGCTTTATCGCGGGTTACGGTAATAATATCAGCAGTACCAGTCATGCCCGGACGCAAGCTAAGATCATCGTTTTGTACGGCGATTACGGTGGGATAAGAAACAACGCCATCAACGATTTGTGATCCAAAGCCAACGCGAGTGATAACGCCAAAATATTTACGTCCCGGCCATGCATCAACGGTGAACGAGGCTTGTTGACCAACTTTGATTTGTCCAACATCAGCTTCGTCTACATCAACCTTAAGCTCCATTTTAGTTAAATCTTCAGCCAGCGTAAATAGCACCGGTGCTTGTAGAGTAGCTGCAACTGTTTGACCGGGTTCAATACTTCGCGATAAAACGAGGCCATCAATAGGTGAGCGAATACTAGCTTTGCTGAGATTGGTAAGATCAGATTGTAAATTGGCTTTTGCTTGGGCAACACTTGCATGAGCACTGGCTTCATTAGCTTCAGCACGCTTTAAACTAGCAATGGCTGCATCCATTTCGCTTTTTGATGGTACTTTGCCACCGGATAACTCAAAAACCTTATTATAACGGTCAACAGTTGTACTTGCTTCTGTTACGGTGGCTTGCGCCAGTTTCACTTGCGCTTGTGCTACTACTAAACTCGCTTGAGATTTTTCTACTGTGTCTTTAAGTTTTGAGAGATCTAAATTAGCTAATACTTGACCTTTTTTAACAACATCGTTTTCGTCAACTAATACCTCGGTGACAATACCTGATAATTCACTACTAACTTCAACCATATTAATTGGTTGTAAGTTACCGGTAGTAGACACTCGGACAACAAGCTTGCCAATTGATACTGGTTTAGTTTTGTATTGCAGAGCTATAGGTGAATCATTGCTAAGAAAATATAATAATATTACTGCAACAATAATAGCAGCAATGATGGCAAATATTAGAAATCGGCGACCTGCAAAAAAACTTTTAGATTCACCAGAAAGAATATTATTTAAGGCAGCGTTTTCATCGCTATCATTTAAATTATGTAATTTTAGATTAGTCATCATGTTGATTCCTTCTCACGCCAACCACCACCAAGCGCTTTATATAAGCGAATGAGGGTTAAAATCTTTTCGATTCGCGCACTAGCGAGATTATCTTCAAGAGAGAGTAACGAGCGCTCAGTGTTAAGCACTGCTTGAAAATCAATCACTCCAGCTTTATAACGCTGCCATGCTAAATTGCTAGCATTTTGTGCGGCAGTAACGGCACGGGTTAAAGTTTCTGCTTTCTGGGTATTACGGACTAAAGCGACCAAAGTATTTTCGACCTCTTGTAAAGCATTTAAAATAGTTTGCTTATAAGTCAATAACGCTTGCTCACGTATAGCATCTTGCACTTTTACTTGAGCCCGCAAACGTCCACCATGAAATAAAGGTGCAGTAATACCTCCGATTAATGAATAGAAAAAACCATCACTATTGCCCAAACCACTAAGAGTTAACGCTTCAACCCCAATAGAACCTGAAAGTTTTAAAGAAGGGTATAATGCTGCGGTCGCGATACCTACTCGTGCAGTCGCAGCAGCAAGATTTCGTTCGGCTATTTTTATATCTGGACGTTGGCGTAAACTATCGGCAGGAATGCCAACCGCAATTTGATTAGGGATCTCAGGCAGTTCAGTAGCAGTATGTAACTGCTTGTGTAAGGTACCTGGGTTTTGGCCTAAGAGAAGATCGAGACTATGCTCAGCTTCAAGCAATTGTATTTCTAAAGTTGGCAGTTGTGCTCTGGTCTGCTCAACATTACTAGTGGCTTGTTCAACATCTTGAGTGTTGACTAAACCAGCCTCGGCACGAAATTTAGTTAACTGTAATGTCTGATTTTGGGTTTCTAAATTTTTACGTGCGATATCTACCCGTAATTTTAGAGATCTAATTTCATAATAGGTGCGTGCAACTTCTGCACACAGTGATATGCGAGTATTATCTAAAGCAGCATCAAAAGATTCTTGATCAGCGGTGACTGCTTCTACGCTTCGACGAGCGCCTCCGAAAATATCCATTTCCCAACTTGCATCAAAGCTAGCGCTATATTGATTAGTGGTCGATCCTAAAGTGGCGTTGGCTCTAGAATAACGACGTGCAGCAGAAGTTGAAACCGATGCTTGTGGCAGTAACTCGACAATAGCAGCTAAACGACTGGCGCGTGCTTGCTGCAGCCGTGCTTTTGCTTGCTGCAAATCAAGATTATCGTTTAAGGCCTGCTCGATTAATTGATTCAATAAAGAGTCATTAAAAAGTTGCCACCATTTATTTAAATCTGACTTGCTAGTCTGTTTAATCTTAGGTGCACTGTCTTGTTGCAGATTGTGCCATTGATTAGGCAAGCTGACTTGTGGGCGTTGATAATCAGGGCCGACTGCGCAAGCGCCAAGAAAAAAGCCGCAAACAAGTAATAATGTAGTTTTATGGGTGTTCATCTATTTAATATATCCAAGTGATCGCAAACGCTCGAATTCTTCGTCGGTAAAATCTGGTTTTACTGTCGTTGGTTGAGTGGGTGATTTAACTTCTGCTCTGTTTGTGCGGCTAGCAATTGCGTTTATTTTTGCTGGGCCTAATCCATCTAAGTCAATTAATTCGCTTATAACGCGACCAGGTAGTAAAGATGGTGGAGTAATACCAAGCAATCGTAAAACTGTTGGTGCCACATCATATTGGGTGAGCACTTTGTATTGACCTTTTTTTATATATGGACCGCTAGCAATAAAAACGCCATCTAATTTATGTTCACCATCAAACGGCACGTTTTTGAAATTAGCAGCAATTCCTGGTGATAATCCCCAACCATGGTCTGAAACCATTATAATAGTAGCGTTTGGGCCTGCAGCTTTTTCAATACGTGCAATTAAACCATCAACTAGTTCATATAAACCCTCAACAGCGTGACCGAAGCGACTTTTAAGCTCGACTGCTATAGCAGGATCGATATTATGAGCATTTAGTCGTGCTTGCAGTGTAGCTAGTGGCTCACGCATTATCCAAAAGCGATGTCCTATAGTGTCAATACCATCAAAATAAGTCATGACTAATTGTGTATTAGGATACTTAGCTAACAACGATTCAATGATTTTTGTATTGGTTTCAGCTGAAGCTATTGAGTAGCGAGTTGAATAAATATACCGATGTAAAACTTTTGCTTTTTTATAAATGCTAGAATGCGTCGGCGGAGCATCTAGTACACGTGCAAGTGTTTTAGCTGATACGCTTCGTGGATCAACAATAAGTGGCCGAATATCTTCAAATACAGCAGCAGGAAACACCTGATCGCGAGCGTAGCTTACAATACGGCCTTTAATGTTGCTGCGTTTTTTAGGATTGAGTGCCTGATAAGGTGAGACCATGACCCCTAAAAGAGATTCTGCCGGCCAAGTATTCAGCCATCCAACTACTAAGTTTTGCATTCCAGCATCGCTAGTAAATTGCCAAAGTGCTTCAGCGTGACGCATATCAGAGGTAACTAATTGTTGTTCTTTATGGCGTAGAGACGACGGCCAATATGGTGAGCCAGTTATAAAGTCATAGATGCCATGAATTTTTCGAGGCTGCCCGGTAGCAATAGTTGCCCAAAGCGCGGGAGAGCGCATAGGTTTTTCTGAAAGAAGTATTGCACGCGCGCTTTTATTAATTAAACGAGCTAAAGTTGGCAAACGGCCAGAATCAATCAGTGGGTTAAGCACCTGGTAGGTCATACCATCGATACCAATGATAACAACTCGTTTTGAGGCTAAATTATCTGCATAAGCAGAGATAGATGGCAGACAAACCAATAAAACTATGAAAATTAACTGCTGCCATCGATTTTTCATTTTTTACCTCATAGTTAAAAAACATATATTAAACCACTGACATTTTTAAAAAAAGTATGTTATAATTCGTTTTTTGTAAGTGGTACATGGTGTATTACAGGTAGTAGCAATAAGGTGTAACAATATTTCAAATATGATGACACCGCGATTACCATTACACAATTTTAATTTTAAAGTTTTTTCAGGAACAACCTGATTAAATGGTTATGTAGTCAATTATGTGATGAATAAAAGAAATTTTTATCTTGTGTGCGTTTTCACATTGAACAAGGGAAAAAACTTCCTTTAATGGCGCGCGCGCGAGATATAAAAAGGCAAGTCCAGGTTGGAGGTTTTTAAGTGTACGAAGATTTTAGTAAGTTGCGCAATATTGGTATTTCAGCGCACATTGATAGTGGTAAAACAACGCTAACTGAGCGTGTTTTATATTATACACAGCGTATTCATGCAATTCATGAAGTTAGAGGTAAAGATGGCGTTGGCGCTAAGATGGACTCGATGGAACTCGAGCGCGAGCGTGGCATTACCATCGCAAGTGCGGCAACCCATTGTGAATGGAAAGGGTATCACTTTAATATTATAGATACTCCAGGACACGTTGATTTTACCATTGAGGTTGAACGTTCATTAAGAGTGCTTGACGGCGCTATTTTAATTTTGTGTGCTGTCGCAGGCGTGCAAAGCCAATCTCTCACAGTTGATCGCCAAATGCGTCGCTATCGCGTACCACGCATTGCGTTTGTGAACAAATGCGATCGTACTGGTGCTAACCCTCTGCGGGTTCATGATCAGTTACGTGATAAGCTTGGTCATAATCCGGTGCTATTACAGCTACCAATTGGTATCGCTGAAAATTTCGAAGGTATTATTGACCTTATCGAGATGAAAGCTTACCGCTTTCTTGGGGATAACGGCGAGGATATTCAAGAAGGACCAATCCCCGAAGAAATGGTTGCTGATGCAAAGAAAGCACGCGAAGAGATGCTTGATGCGGCTTCAATGTTTTCAGATGAATTGACCGAAGCTATTCTTGAAGACAGCGTAACTTCTGAATTAATTCATCAAGCTATTCGCAAAGGTACTATTGAATTTAAGCTGACTCCAGTGTTGATGGGTTCGGCATATAAGAATAAAGCGGTGCAAAAGTTACTCGATGCTGTAACTTACTACCTGCCCGATCCCACTGAAGTTACAAATGAAGCTGTTGATCTTGAGCGTGATGAAGAGAAAGTTATTTTAGATATCGACATTAATAAGCCCACAGTGGCCTTAGCATTCAAGCTTGAAGATGGTCGCTACGGGCAGCTAACTTATTTGCGAGTTTATCAAGGCGCAATCAAGCGTGATGATTTCATCACTAATATACGTACCGGCAAAAAGCATAAAGTTGGACGCTTAGTACGAATGCATTCTGATGAGATGGAAGATATCAATGCAGCAGGGGCCGGTGATATTGTTGCAATGTTTGGTATTGAGTGTAATTCAGGCGATACTTTCACTGACGGCAAATTAAAAGTTGCCATGACTTCAATGCATGTGCCTGAGCCGGTTATTTCGTTGTCGATTAAACCGATTGATAACAAGAGCGAAGTAAATATGGCAAAAGCTTTGCGTCGCTTCACTCGTGAAGATCCAACCTTCCGTGTTGGTGTCGATGAAGAATCAGGTGAGACAATTATTCGTGGTATGGGCGAATTACATCTCGATGTTTATGTCGAGCGTATGAAACG is part of the Deltaproteobacteria bacterium genome and harbors:
- a CDS encoding efflux transporter outer membrane subunit, encoding MNTHKTTLLLVCGFFLGACAVGPDYQRPQVSLPNQWHNLQQDSAPKIKQTSKSDLNKWWQLFNDSLLNQLIEQALNDNLDLQQAKARLQQARASRLAAIVELLPQASVSTSAARRYSRANATLGSTTNQYSASFDASWEMDIFGGARRSVEAVTADQESFDAALDNTRISLCAEVARTYYEIRSLKLRVDIARKNLETQNQTLQLTKFRAEAGLVNTQDVEQATSNVEQTRAQLPTLEIQLLEAEHSLDLLLGQNPGTLHKQLHTATELPEIPNQIAVGIPADSLRQRPDIKIAERNLAAATARVGIATAALYPSLKLSGSIGVEALTLSGLGNSDGFFYSLIGGITAPLFHGGRLRAQVKVQDAIREQALLTYKQTILNALQEVENTLVALVRNTQKAETLTRAVTAAQNASNLAWQRYKAGVIDFQAVLNTERSLLSLEDNLASARIEKILTLIRLYKALGGGWREKEST
- a CDS encoding alkaline phosphatase family protein encodes the protein MKNRWQQLIFIVLLVCLPSISAYADNLASKRVVIIGIDGMTYQVLNPLIDSGRLPTLARLINKSARAILLSEKPMRSPALWATIATGQPRKIHGIYDFITGSPYWPSSLRHKEQQLVTSDMRHAEALWQFTSDAGMQNLVVGWLNTWPAESLLGVMVSPYQALNPKKRSNIKGRIVSYARDQVFPAAVFEDIRPLIVDPRSVSAKTLARVLDAPPTHSSIYKKAKVLHRYIYSTRYSIASAETNTKIIESLLAKYPNTQLVMTYFDGIDTIGHRFWIMREPLATLQARLNAHNIDPAIAVELKSRFGHAVEGLYELVDGLIARIEKAAGPNATIIMVSDHGWGLSPGIAANFKNVPFDGEHKLDGVFIASGPYIKKGQYKVLTQYDVAPTVLRLLGITPPSLLPGRVISELIDLDGLGPAKINAIASRTNRAEVKSPTQPTTVKPDFTDEEFERLRSLGYIK
- the purE gene encoding 5-(carboxyamino)imidazole ribonucleotide mutase translates to MGSKNDWSIMSAAADILDEFNVPYEAEIISAHRTPDRALAYADEAERRGIEVIIAGAGAAAHLPGVIAAKTIIPVLGVPISATDLRGIDALLSMVQMPKGVPVATLAIGKSGAANSALLAISIISQNRPDLRERLRAWRQARRDEVLQQKLP
- a CDS encoding ABC transporter permease, with the translated sequence MLWNTFLLALRAIRRNVMRSFLTILGIVIGIAAVITLVTVGNGATKSVADQIANMGTNQIIIIPGQHFGPGSSDAPNFKLVDVQLISEQLSSIKAIAPISNKSVTAIYQSRNWSTVIFGTTNDYFVSSNWEFAEGHQFNDTDLKTGKAVCVIGETVREKLFGQEAPVGSEIRIKGFACEIIGLLKSKGQAGMGHDQDDVIVMPLRTVQRRLLGSSDINRIMVAVNDGDSINNVKAQLSSLLRERRKLAPSEDDDFRILDTRQLAETFTGTTKILTMLLAAVAAVSLLVGGIGIMNIMLVSVTERTREIGIRLAIGALGREVLLQFLMESVVLSAIGGLIGVALATGGSIALTSIMNVPYIFDSKINIIALLFSAAIGVIFGYFPAQRAARLNPIDALRYE
- a CDS encoding elongation factor G produces the protein MYEDFSKLRNIGISAHIDSGKTTLTERVLYYTQRIHAIHEVRGKDGVGAKMDSMELERERGITIASAATHCEWKGYHFNIIDTPGHVDFTIEVERSLRVLDGAILILCAVAGVQSQSLTVDRQMRRYRVPRIAFVNKCDRTGANPLRVHDQLRDKLGHNPVLLQLPIGIAENFEGIIDLIEMKAYRFLGDNGEDIQEGPIPEEMVADAKKAREEMLDAASMFSDELTEAILEDSVTSELIHQAIRKGTIEFKLTPVLMGSAYKNKAVQKLLDAVTYYLPDPTEVTNEAVDLERDEEKVILDIDINKPTVALAFKLEDGRYGQLTYLRVYQGAIKRDDFITNIRTGKKHKVGRLVRMHSDEMEDINAAGAGDIVAMFGIECNSGDTFTDGKLKVAMTSMHVPEPVISLSIKPIDNKSEVNMAKALRRFTREDPTFRVGVDEESGETIIRGMGELHLDVYVERMKREYSATVEVSPPQVAYRETISQQAQFDYTHRKQSGGAGQYGRVAGYIEPNADAEFEYVDDITGGAIPRQYISSVEKGFRSMLAKGDKLGFPVVNIRVCVNDGASHAVDSSDIAFQEAARGAWRSVYEKAKPKILEPIMRVVVESPTDYSGAVLATLMQRRAMIIGSQEDSGMARIEAEVPLAEMFGYSTTLRSSTQGKAEFTMEFARYLQVPQNIADDLIEKAQEKLKA
- a CDS encoding efflux RND transporter periplasmic adaptor subunit; translation: MTNLKLHNLNDSDENAALNNILSGESKSFFAGRRFLIFAIIAAIIVAVILLYFLSNDSPIALQYKTKPVSIGKLVVRVSTTGNLQPINMVEVSSELSGIVTEVLVDENDVVKKGQVLANLDLSKLKDTVEKSQASLVVAQAQVKLAQATVTEASTTVDRYNKVFELSGGKVPSKSEMDAAIASLKRAEANEASAHASVAQAKANLQSDLTNLSKASIRSPIDGLVLSRSIEPGQTVAATLQAPVLFTLAEDLTKMELKVDVDEADVGQIKVGQQASFTVDAWPGRKYFGVITRVGFGSQIVDGVVSYPTVIAVQNDDLSLRPGMTGTADIITVTRDKALLVSNAALRFTPPVIDKTPQKPQNFMGKLMPRRPHPQRNVIIQPNPNAPRVWILQHSKPVPIDIKTGASDGHVTEITGGDIKEGTEVLTEVIRPKS
- a CDS encoding ABC transporter ATP-binding protein: MTNSNFITLFGVTKTYGQGQAAFHALKGVDFSIAAGEFVAIMGPSGSGKSTTMNILGCLDTPTKGSYEFMGVRVERLTQNQRALLRRYQLGFIFQGFNLLARTTALENIELPLIYRREPALQRHKAAKAALEQVGLNGWEHHNPSELSGGQQQRVAIARAIVTQPKVLLADEPTGNLDTHTSAEIMNLITRFNREQGITVLMVTHESDIAAYAKRIIHFIDGRIDSDHKKS